A region of Nitrospinaceae bacterium DNA encodes the following proteins:
- a CDS encoding carbon-nitrogen hydrolase family protein: MTTPSNVRVGIVLPESFYGEEEWQNAENALAFADEAASKGAQLLLYPEGYPGPMTGPLDNKKFPFDPIEELKKKAKEHAMYIIAGNITASEVPGAHLLTLRMLSPEGKEIACYLRQQPDTPPLNAYLYGGKGHLLPGSGPCVVDTELGKIGLQICSELWVPELPRLLMLRGAEIIVSPIHGMHSQTGYALKDTWRCVARSRAAENLFYVLITQNLYKVDGFDYEKSIVGGAFAAGPERMVDMMETPGVLITDLDMERLKYLRTRNYDEENLSKPDDPDWQPIGCRPGQIFERYPALYKELSEPSKFSYDYEYWRKGDLDSWITEYDRLYEGDYKRILEKYGAPFQFKEQ, encoded by the coding sequence ATGACCACACCTTCCAACGTCCGAGTCGGCATCGTCCTGCCAGAATCATTTTATGGAGAAGAAGAGTGGCAAAACGCCGAAAACGCCCTCGCCTTTGCCGACGAGGCCGCCTCGAAGGGCGCCCAGCTCCTCCTCTACCCCGAGGGCTACCCCGGCCCGATGACTGGGCCGCTCGATAATAAGAAATTTCCCTTCGACCCGATCGAGGAGTTGAAGAAAAAAGCCAAGGAACACGCCATGTACATCATCGCGGGAAACATCACTGCCAGTGAAGTTCCCGGCGCACACCTTCTCACCCTTCGAATGCTCAGCCCCGAGGGCAAGGAGATAGCCTGTTATCTTCGCCAACAGCCCGACACCCCGCCGCTCAACGCCTACCTTTATGGCGGAAAGGGGCATCTACTTCCCGGGAGCGGGCCCTGTGTTGTCGATACCGAGTTGGGAAAGATCGGCCTTCAGATTTGCAGCGAACTCTGGGTGCCCGAGTTGCCGCGCCTACTCATGCTTCGAGGCGCAGAGATCATCGTCTCGCCCATTCATGGCATGCACAGCCAAACGGGCTACGCCCTCAAAGATACTTGGCGCTGCGTGGCGCGCTCCCGGGCGGCGGAAAATTTATTTTATGTGCTGATCACTCAGAATCTCTACAAGGTGGACGGCTTCGACTACGAAAAATCGATCGTGGGCGGTGCATTTGCCGCTGGCCCCGAGCGAATGGTGGACATGATGGAAACGCCGGGCGTTCTCATCACGGACCTCGATATGGAGCGGCTCAAGTATCTGAGAACGAGAAACTACGATGAGGAAAATCTCTCAAAGCCCGACGACCCGGACTGGCAGCCTATCGGTTGTCGCCCCGGCCAGATATTCGAGCGCTACCCGGCTCTTTATAAAGAGCTATCCGAACCAAGTAAATTTTCGTACGACTATGAATACTGGCGCAAAGGCGACCTCGACTCCTGGATAACCGAGTACGACCGGCTCTATGAGGGCGACTACAAACGAATTCTCGAAAAATATGGAGCGCCCTTCCAATTCAAAGAACAATAA
- a CDS encoding response regulator, protein MNGPVPVSTNAPVGVYVIDDDPDVVSFIRTILVEAGFRVETETDSTAAMKKKLPFRPDVLMIDIMMPGISGLEIMERITGSAGREKFRIITVSTLTRHADIERAAAAGADDYLAKPFHPEELLLRVRRQVDELKKSRVVPVDSSPPALASLRLDTPPPGEMLVEEMRAEKTPSFVESLRHRQQRERSKATAAPLPGDGDKGPPRMGPRAQPSGAKILVIDDDPDILALVKSIFSAAGHNVSLAEDGEAGLALAGRDEPDLIVLDIMMPRMSGYDVVEALAKKSHTAGIPILMLTSKNSSEDVTEGLSGFADEYVTKPFRPEELAARAGALIRRTRGRTRNKREQLWVIEQFADKGARMGYQVFSPHMDKVADAPLNWKGPVPDLVIQKGRRVNAYLVESVESLHDDRTIGRWAELEEIDGLILGVVGMSRESSRLATKIKRERGFNARVQWSRPRQFKRRRWIDSFRDPRLVAYVVAMGLALFFSLFISGTIPNVFELLNQVNTNFVNQMKIYRPHDSERQLRNVLDESRKLQKLLNK, encoded by the coding sequence ATGAACGGTCCCGTCCCTGTGTCGACTAATGCGCCTGTCGGGGTATACGTCATTGACGACGATCCCGATGTCGTTTCATTTATCCGAACTATTCTTGTCGAGGCGGGTTTTCGCGTCGAGACCGAGACGGATTCCACCGCCGCGATGAAGAAAAAGCTGCCCTTTCGGCCCGATGTTCTGATGATCGATATTATGATGCCGGGAATTTCGGGGCTCGAAATAATGGAGCGGATTACCGGGAGCGCAGGCCGCGAGAAGTTCCGTATCATCACAGTTTCAACGCTGACGCGTCATGCCGACATTGAGCGGGCCGCCGCCGCCGGGGCGGATGATTATCTGGCCAAGCCATTTCATCCCGAAGAACTATTGCTCCGTGTCCGGCGCCAGGTGGATGAATTGAAAAAGAGCCGGGTGGTGCCAGTGGACAGCTCCCCCCCCGCATTGGCAAGTCTGCGCCTCGATACCCCTCCGCCGGGCGAGATGCTCGTAGAGGAGATGAGGGCTGAAAAGACCCCCTCGTTTGTCGAGAGCTTGCGCCATAGGCAACAAAGGGAGAGGAGCAAGGCGACCGCAGCTCCGCTTCCCGGAGATGGGGATAAGGGCCCACCGCGCATGGGTCCGAGGGCCCAACCCTCGGGAGCAAAAATTCTTGTCATCGACGATGATCCGGATATTCTCGCACTTGTGAAGTCCATTTTTTCGGCCGCTGGCCACAACGTGAGCCTGGCCGAGGATGGTGAGGCGGGGCTTGCACTCGCCGGGCGCGATGAGCCCGACCTAATAGTTCTCGACATCATGATGCCTCGCATGAGCGGCTACGATGTGGTGGAGGCGCTAGCTAAAAAGTCACATACGGCGGGAATTCCGATTCTCATGCTTACCTCAAAAAACAGCTCTGAGGATGTGACCGAGGGTTTGAGCGGTTTTGCAGACGAGTACGTGACCAAGCCCTTTCGCCCGGAAGAGCTGGCTGCCCGCGCCGGGGCGCTCATCCGGCGCACGAGGGGACGCACTCGCAACAAGCGCGAGCAACTTTGGGTCATCGAGCAGTTCGCGGACAAGGGGGCGAGAATGGGTTATCAGGTTTTCTCGCCTCATATGGATAAAGTTGCTGATGCTCCCCTCAACTGGAAGGGACCGGTGCCCGATCTGGTGATTCAGAAAGGGCGCCGGGTGAATGCCTACCTGGTCGAGAGCGTCGAGTCGCTGCACGATGATCGCACTATTGGAAGATGGGCAGAGCTTGAGGAGATCGACGGGCTTATATTAGGCGTGGTGGGAATGAGCCGGGAGTCGAGTCGCCTTGCCACCAAGATTAAGCGCGAGCGAGGATTTAATGCGCGTGTTCAGTGGTCCCGTCCCAGGCAGTTCAAACGGCGCAGATGGATAGACTCTTTTCGCGATCCCAGGTTGGTTGCCTATGTCGTTGCGATGGGGCTGGCTCTTTTTTTCTCGCTCTTTATCTCGGGGACAATTCCCAATGTTTTTGAGTTGCTCAATCAGGTGAACACGAATTTCGTCAATCAGATGAAAATCTACCGGCCCCACGACAGCGAGCGCCAGTTGCGCAATGTGCTCGATGAATCGAGAAAACTTCAGAAATTATTGAATAAATAA
- a CDS encoding NINE protein — protein MPIALLLWFFLGFLAAHKIYLGKVQEAIRLILLYFFVPLLSVVASILILKSFGMLNFPKKLGPADLPALIQDPAFIAMAATAFIVLAAIWVWDLIILIKEVREHNERAAAESSVPIGAQEDPL, from the coding sequence ATGCCCATCGCACTCCTCCTGTGGTTTTTCCTCGGCTTTCTCGCCGCCCACAAAATTTATCTGGGAAAAGTCCAAGAGGCGATTAGGTTAATCCTTCTCTACTTCTTCGTGCCCCTTCTCTCTGTGGTGGCGTCAATTCTCATTCTGAAAAGTTTTGGCATGCTGAATTTTCCGAAAAAACTTGGGCCCGCCGATCTACCGGCGCTTATTCAAGACCCGGCTTTTATCGCGATGGCCGCGACGGCCTTCATCGTTCTCGCCGCAATCTGGGTGTGGGATTTGATTATTCTGATCAAAGAGGTGCGCGAGCATAACGAGCGCGCGGCGGCGGAGTCTTCCGTCCCCATCGGTGCACAAGAGGACCCACTCTAA
- a CDS encoding tetratricopeptide repeat protein, protein MIGTDSRVLIADNQPRVRRLIESMFRASGVKTAHTVPDAASAKEVLLTIPIDVVLYDWNTPGENGIDFLRYLRSAGVTKFLPFVLMSGVGVLDDQDYAVGKDLDVDGYVFKPITHEDLEDNIGHVMDRHGQVTPSYVHLTRASAFVDIEEYDEARKELKSAREKGERSPRVWNESGLVYEDMSQDREAKLCYERSIRLDKGYAKPYNGIADVLTREGNPEEAHKFYEKAAEVSPRSSERQYALAKSLLEKGDTDGARVAVSRAVRGIQRDETAQTHQAENSAAAAEFYLATGFADMAEEELGFALQGDPNNVHYFNQLGMAFRRQKKYQEALTNYKKAIQVAPGDVVIYYNMAMAFVGLRNFQAASASLQKALTIDANFKDGENLLRKIQAEMKKQQNGNGHTNGHS, encoded by the coding sequence ATGATTGGTACGGATTCAAGAGTTCTTATTGCCGATAATCAGCCCCGTGTGCGGCGCCTTATCGAATCCATGTTCCGCGCCTCGGGTGTCAAGACGGCGCATACCGTGCCGGACGCTGCGTCGGCTAAAGAAGTTCTTCTAACGATACCCATTGACGTTGTTCTCTATGACTGGAATACCCCCGGAGAGAATGGTATCGATTTTCTCCGATATCTTCGCTCGGCCGGTGTCACCAAGTTTCTTCCCTTCGTTCTTATGAGCGGGGTTGGTGTACTCGACGATCAGGACTATGCCGTGGGTAAGGATCTGGATGTGGATGGTTACGTCTTCAAGCCTATTACCCACGAGGATCTTGAGGATAATATTGGCCACGTCATGGATCGGCATGGCCAGGTGACCCCTAGTTATGTTCATCTCACGCGTGCCTCCGCTTTTGTCGATATCGAGGAGTACGACGAAGCCCGCAAGGAGCTTAAATCCGCCCGCGAGAAGGGCGAGCGCTCCCCTCGTGTCTGGAACGAGTCTGGTCTCGTCTATGAAGACATGAGCCAGGACAGAGAGGCAAAGCTGTGCTACGAGCGCTCAATTCGGCTCGATAAAGGATATGCCAAGCCCTATAATGGAATCGCCGATGTGCTTACGCGGGAGGGCAATCCTGAGGAGGCCCATAAGTTTTATGAAAAAGCGGCCGAGGTCAGCCCCCGCAGCAGCGAGCGCCAGTATGCCCTTGCAAAATCACTTCTTGAAAAAGGTGACACGGATGGTGCGCGGGTTGCCGTATCGCGTGCTGTTCGCGGCATCCAGCGAGACGAAACGGCTCAGACCCACCAGGCCGAGAACAGCGCGGCGGCAGCCGAGTTTTATCTTGCGACAGGTTTTGCCGACATGGCCGAGGAAGAACTTGGATTTGCCCTGCAGGGCGATCCGAACAACGTGCATTACTTTAACCAGCTTGGTATGGCGTTCCGGCGGCAGAAGAAATACCAGGAGGCCTTGACTAACTATAAAAAGGCCATCCAGGTTGCGCCAGGTGATGTCGTTATCTACTACAACATGGCTATGGCTTTCGTCGGTTTGCGCAATTTCCAGGCGGCCAGCGCTTCTCTTCAAAAAGCCCTCACCATAGACGCCAATTTCAAGGACGGCGAAAACCTTTTGAGAAAAATTCAAGCTGAGATGAAAAAACAGCAGAACGGCAACGGCCACACCAACGGCCATAGCTAA
- a CDS encoding MBL fold metallo-hydrolase: MKVRGRIIWVAVLTLTALVLTPAPSWAKCSLGLVRHFERRAVLVTNPLPRYPSDQVSIKWFGHAFFRIFSPGGTRILTDPFSFERGYTIPATNPHAVTIGKESTNHSGLEIVGGKPIVIRGLTGGGLDWAKVNRKVGDVRVMSVPIVQGGGGDFDYGPGKGASFLFETAGLCIAHLGDLAAPMNPSQLRRLGKVHVALVVLSDRVSMGPTEAADFIGRLSPNIAIPMHYYDDPETLGVFLKHFRRVRRLKTDRLSVSRRTLPRPTEIIVLRHD; encoded by the coding sequence ATGAAAGTTCGTGGGCGAATTATATGGGTGGCGGTTTTGACCCTAACTGCGCTTGTTTTGACGCCAGCGCCTTCTTGGGCGAAATGCTCGCTGGGGCTGGTGCGCCATTTCGAGCGCAGGGCGGTTCTGGTAACCAATCCCTTGCCGCGCTATCCCTCGGACCAGGTGAGTATCAAATGGTTTGGCCACGCGTTTTTTCGAATATTCTCGCCCGGTGGGACGAGAATATTGACCGACCCGTTTTCTTTTGAGCGGGGCTATACCATCCCTGCGACAAACCCCCACGCCGTCACCATCGGTAAGGAATCAACGAATCACAGCGGGCTTGAAATCGTGGGCGGCAAACCGATCGTCATACGGGGGCTTACGGGGGGCGGGCTCGACTGGGCCAAGGTAAACCGAAAGGTGGGCGATGTACGCGTAATGAGCGTACCCATTGTCCAGGGAGGCGGGGGTGATTTCGACTATGGGCCTGGCAAAGGGGCCTCTTTCCTGTTCGAGACGGCGGGCCTATGCATCGCGCACCTGGGCGATTTGGCCGCGCCGATGAACCCCTCTCAACTACGGCGGCTGGGCAAGGTGCACGTTGCCCTCGTTGTTCTTTCGGATCGCGTATCAATGGGCCCGACCGAGGCGGCAGATTTCATCGGGCGCCTTTCCCCCAACATCGCTATCCCCATGCACTATTATGACGATCCGGAGACGTTAGGCGTTTTTCTAAAACACTTTCGCCGCGTTAGAAGGCTGAAGACGGATCGCCTATCTGTCAGCAGGCGGACCCTTCCCCGACCGACGGAGATCATCGTGTTACGGCACGACTAG
- a CDS encoding nitronate monooxygenase translates to MIRTRVCDLLSIELPIALGGMGSVYGIDLVAAVSEAGGLGALGCSLLGPDEVKKAAADIRVKTDKPFALNFLIFMPNEAGFEAALEARPAAMAFAWPRPEQDLKPFFDRAHEAGCKVTFMAGDVPEARRAAEAGADVIIAQGTEGGGHVNWMATMTLVPMVVDAVAPVPVMAAGGVADGRGLAAALALGADGVLLGTRFLASEESPLHPNFKQAIVDSDGHDTMLTEIPDIASGRVWPGAMARARRNNFVDRWAGREWALRQNQAEAWAGIQSARSAGDAEEAYLLYGQDAGLVNDLPPAGEIVRRIAAEAEEILTRKLPGLVG, encoded by the coding sequence ATGATTCGAACGCGGGTGTGTGATTTGTTGAGTATAGAGCTTCCCATCGCTCTCGGCGGGATGGGTTCGGTATACGGAATTGATCTGGTGGCGGCGGTCTCCGAGGCAGGAGGGCTCGGGGCGCTGGGCTGCTCGCTCCTGGGCCCTGATGAGGTAAAAAAAGCCGCAGCCGATATCCGCGTGAAGACGGACAAGCCATTTGCGCTTAATTTTTTGATCTTTATGCCCAACGAGGCGGGGTTTGAGGCGGCGCTCGAGGCCCGGCCCGCCGCGATGGCTTTCGCATGGCCACGCCCAGAGCAGGACTTAAAACCATTTTTCGACCGGGCCCACGAGGCGGGGTGCAAGGTCACCTTCATGGCGGGCGATGTCCCCGAGGCGCGGCGCGCGGCCGAGGCGGGCGCTGACGTGATCATCGCCCAGGGAACCGAGGGCGGAGGGCATGTAAATTGGATGGCCACAATGACGCTTGTTCCGATGGTGGTGGATGCGGTCGCTCCGGTGCCTGTCATGGCGGCGGGAGGGGTTGCCGATGGGCGGGGGCTTGCGGCGGCGCTCGCGCTCGGGGCCGATGGCGTCCTGCTGGGCACGCGTTTTCTGGCAAGCGAGGAGTCGCCGCTACACCCGAATTTTAAGCAAGCTATTGTCGATAGCGATGGCCACGATACGATGCTCACCGAGATACCTGATATCGCCTCGGGCCGAGTATGGCCAGGGGCGATGGCGCGCGCCCGGCGCAATAATTTTGTCGATCGCTGGGCTGGGCGCGAGTGGGCGCTGCGCCAAAATCAGGCCGAGGCATGGGCCGGGATTCAATCGGCGCGATCTGCTGGAGACGCCGAGGAGGCCTATCTTCTCTACGGGCAGGACGCGGGACTGGTGAACGACCTTCCCCCTGCCGGGGAGATTGTCCGGCGCATTGCCGCCGAGGCCGAGGAGATTCTGACGCGTAAACTTCCCGGGCTGGTGGGGTAA
- a CDS encoding amidohydrolase has translation MVSKAKSKAKTTTKKKVAKKKVAKKEAAAGKSAKIPTWDTIMPLPDNPETGETANDYYILDCEVHVMPEDYRRFIQYFPGTKTFEYAHKMCNWWQWIDHRTGKPSAIHPGMDWNIDKIIMDMDRSGVDQIALMRESFIDTSGDSAPFSTNQHVIDAIEKYPDRVIGVSNVGPFSKRKTKDILWELEYLHDNYNFKFSKFYQPEDCPINDRRLWPVYEMCQDKGIVAMFHTGITIRMGPTRYTFPVLLDDVASDFPDLKIVAYHGGYPQWEELVMLMWKHPEIYVSYSILLPWLMRAPHRFAHMIGTTIQIAGHDRFIWGSDWPASDPHQSVEAILKLSIPEELQENYGYPQITKANKAAFLGGTLARLAGIDPKKNHLKFPGNNKPPTGKTPEGDITRKITARNKKK, from the coding sequence ATGGTCAGCAAGGCGAAGTCAAAAGCCAAGACGACGACGAAGAAAAAAGTGGCCAAGAAGAAGGTGGCCAAGAAAGAGGCTGCGGCTGGCAAGTCGGCAAAAATTCCCACATGGGATACGATCATGCCTCTTCCCGATAATCCGGAGACGGGCGAGACGGCGAATGACTACTACATCCTCGACTGCGAAGTTCATGTTATGCCCGAGGATTATAGGCGCTTCATCCAGTATTTTCCGGGTACCAAGACCTTCGAGTATGCCCATAAGATGTGCAACTGGTGGCAGTGGATAGATCACCGCACCGGCAAGCCCTCGGCGATTCATCCGGGTATGGACTGGAACATCGATAAAATAATCATGGACATGGACCGCTCGGGCGTCGATCAGATTGCCCTGATGCGCGAGTCGTTCATTGATACATCGGGAGACAGCGCGCCGTTCTCGACCAACCAGCACGTCATCGACGCCATCGAAAAATATCCGGATCGCGTCATCGGCGTCTCGAACGTGGGGCCCTTCTCGAAGCGCAAGACGAAGGACATCCTCTGGGAGCTTGAGTACCTACACGACAACTACAACTTTAAGTTCTCGAAATTCTATCAGCCAGAGGACTGCCCGATTAATGATCGCAGGCTTTGGCCGGTCTACGAGATGTGCCAGGACAAGGGCATCGTCGCCATGTTTCACACCGGTATCACCATCCGGATGGGCCCGACGCGCTACACGTTCCCCGTTCTGCTCGACGATGTGGCCTCGGATTTCCCTGATCTCAAGATTGTTGCCTACCACGGCGGCTATCCGCAATGGGAAGAGCTGGTCATGCTCATGTGGAAGCACCCGGAGATCTACGTCAGCTATTCGATTCTTCTGCCCTGGCTCATGCGGGCCCCGCATCGCTTTGCCCACATGATCGGCACGACGATCCAGATTGCCGGGCATGATCGCTTCATCTGGGGAAGCGACTGGCCTGCCTCGGACCCGCACCAGTCGGTCGAGGCTATCCTCAAACTCTCCATTCCCGAGGAGCTTCAGGAGAATTACGGCTACCCGCAGATCACCAAGGCGAACAAGGCCGCCTTCCTGGGTGGAACGCTGGCTCGTCTCGCGGGCATCGACCCCAAGAAGAATCATCTCAAGTTCCCTGGCAACAACAAGCCGCCCACGGGTAAAACCCCCGAAGGCGACATCACACGTAAAATCACGGCGCGCAACAAGAAGAAATAA